The following DNA comes from Thermus oshimai DSM 12092.
CAAGAGGTTCAAGCTTCGGTCTACCACGTGATTCGGGAGGGCTTGGAGGTGTACCTTGGTTAAGCTTGAACTCTATGGAACCAAGGGTTGCCCCTATACCGCCGAGCTGCGGGAGGAGCTTGTTTGGCGGGGGATGCCCTTTGTCGAGTACGATGTAGAGGAAGATCTCGAGGCCTTGACGCGCCTCAGGAAGCTCACCGGGGGCTGGATGGTGCCCGTGCTCGTGGAAGACGGCCGGGTGGTTCAAGTGGGTTGGCAGGGCCGCGGGTGTGTGGTGGCGAATCCCGCGGGAAGGGAAGACCAGGGAAAGGCCTAAGGGAGCGGGGCTGGGAATTGGGTCTTAGAGGCCTAGCGGAGGTCCACTTGCGATTGGCCAGGAGTTAAGAGCCAAACCGCAATGAAGCAGGCTTGGCGGGTACGCGTTTGGGGGGTTGTGCAGGGGGTAGGCTTCCGTCCCTTTGTCTACCGACTGGCACAAGCGTACGGGCTGGGGGGCTGGGTAAGGAATGACGAGGAGGCGGTGGAAATGCATGTGGAGGGTCCCTCAGCTGCGCTGGAGGCTTTCTTGGAGGAGCTAAGCAACCACCCTCCGCCGGCTGCTCGGATCGACCGGGTGGTCATAGAGGAAGTGGCGCCAGAGGACCTTGTGGTCTTTGAAATCCGCGAAAGCGCCAAGCGTGACCGTCCAACGGTACGCATCTCCCCCGACCTTGCGGTCTGTCCCGCCTGCCTAAAGGAGCTTTTTGATCCTCAGGACCGGCGTTACCTTTATCCCTACATCAATTGCACAAACTGCGGCCCACGATACTCTATCGTTCTCGCTTTGCCCTACGATCGCTCCCGGACCACCATGAAGGCCTGGGCTTTGTGTCCGGTCTGTGCCCGGGAGTATGAAGACCCCCTGGATCGCCGCTTCCATGCCCAGCCCATCGCCTGCCCAGCGTGTGGGCCCCACTACTTCCTGCGAGAGGAGGATCGGCTGACCCCTGGGGACGAGGCGGCCATAAGGCGTGCGGTTGAACTCCTTAGGGAAGGAAGGATTATCGCGGTAAAGGGTCTGGGAGGATACCATTTGGCCTGCGATGCCGAGAATGCCCAGGCAGTGCAGGCGCTTAGGGAAAGAAAGTACCGCAAGGAAAAACCCTTCGCCCTTATGGTCCGGGACCTCGAGATAGCCCGGGCTCTGATCGAGCTTACGCCAGAGGCTGAGGCCCTTCTTACTTCTTCGGCCAGGCCCATCCTCCTGGCTCCAGCCCGGCGGGAGCTCCCTGGGGTAGCCCCGGAGAACCGGGATCTGGGTGTGATGCTTCCCTATACTCCCCTTCACTACCTCCTCTTTCACTACGGAGCCCCACCGGTTTTGGTCATGACCAGCGCCAACCGATCGTCCGAACCCATGGCCTATAGGGATGAGGAGGCTCTGGAGAAGCTTTCCGGGATTGCCGATGCTTTTTTGATAGGAGAACGCCCCATTGCCCGGCGGGTGGACGACTCGGTGGTCCGGGTGGGGACGTTTGGCCCCTTGATCCTTCGGCGGGCCCGAGGG
Coding sequences within:
- a CDS encoding Uxx-star family glutaredoxin-like (seleno)protein, producing the protein MVKLELYGTKGCPYTAELREELVWRGMPFVEYDVEEDLEALTRLRKLTGGWMVPVLVEDGRVVQVGWQGRGCVVANPAGREDQGKA
- the hypF gene encoding carbamoyltransferase HypF, which encodes MKQAWRVRVWGVVQGVGFRPFVYRLAQAYGLGGWVRNDEEAVEMHVEGPSAALEAFLEELSNHPPPAARIDRVVIEEVAPEDLVVFEIRESAKRDRPTVRISPDLAVCPACLKELFDPQDRRYLYPYINCTNCGPRYSIVLALPYDRSRTTMKAWALCPVCAREYEDPLDRRFHAQPIACPACGPHYFLREEDRLTPGDEAAIRRAVELLREGRIIAVKGLGGYHLACDAENAQAVQALRERKYRKEKPFALMVRDLEIARALIELTPEAEALLTSSARPILLAPARRELPGVAPENRDLGVMLPYTPLHYLLFHYGAPPVLVMTSANRSSEPMAYRDEEALEKLSGIADAFLIGERPIARRVDDSVVRVGTFGPLILRRARGYAPAMVARLPLSPPLLAVGADLKNAVTLVVEGQALMSQHLGDLEHYEAFIAFQEAVQSLLSVYELEAEEIWVVHDLHPQYRSTAYALSLSARSHYAVQHHQAHVAAVLAERGAFEERVVGVAFDGTGYGEDGAIWGGEFFLGSLAEGLTRVGHLRYAALPGGDAAARFPIQAAVGFLDQIEEIPDLTQPPFSFSERYLKARELLRSGLRVFPTTSVGRLFDTVAALLGFAREITFEGQAAIWLEHLARKALPVKPYPFPWNGKELDFRPLLEAVLWDRARGRDPSEIARAFHRGLAQGLVSAAVTLAEAHGAIALVLSGGVFQNALLLEEIRAFLREVLPVWLPREVPPNDGGISLGQAALATFSESLALDRTS